TGACAACTACTTTCTTTGCTCACCGTGTGGATGCTGCAATCGAACGCTTTGACTACAAAGGTATTGAACGCAACTACTTGCTTGGTGCGATTCCTTGGGCTTTATCTCGTGCCCTTCCAGTCTTCTTTGCCCTTGCCTTTGGTGGTGCCTTTGTACAGTCAGTTGTAGACTTCGTTAAGGAATACCAATGGGTTGCAGATGGTTTGACACTTGCAGGACGTATGCTTCCAGGTCTTGGATTTGCAATCTTGCTTCGTTACCTTCCAGTTAAACGTAACCTTCACTACCTTGCTATGGGATTTGGTTTGACAGCTATGTTGACTGTTCTTTACTCATATGTAACAGGTCTTGGTGGCGCTGTTGCTGGTATCGTAGGCACTCTACCGAAAGATGTTGCTGAAAAAATTGGTTTCGTGAACAACTTCAAAGGTTTGTCTATGATTGGTATTTCTATCGTAGGTATCTTCCTTGCAGTGCTTCACTTCAAAAATAGCCAAAAAGTAGCTGTAGCAGCACCTTCTACACCATCAGAAAGTGGGGAAATCGAAGATGACGAATTCTAATTACAAACTAACAAAAGAAGATTTTAATCAAATCAACAAACGTAGCTTGTTTACTTTCCAATTAGGTTGGAACTACGAACGTATGCAAGCTTCTGGTTACCTTTACATGATTTTGCCTCAATTGCGTAAAATGTATGGGGATGGAACTCCTGAATTGAAAGAAATGATGAAAGTTCATACTCAATTCTTCAATACTTCACCATTCTTCCATACCATTATCGCTGGTTTTGACCTTGCCATGGAAGAAAAAGATGGTGTAGGTTCAAAAGACGCCGTTAACGGTATCAAGACAGGTTTGATGGGGCCATTCGCTCCTCTTGGGGATACAATCTTTGGTTCACTTGTACCTGCTATCATGGGGTCAGTCGCAGCAACTATGGCTATCGCTGGCCAACCTTGGGGTATCTTCCTTTGGATTGCAGTTGCAGTTGCTTATGACATCTTCCGTTGGAAACAGTTGGAATTTGCCTACAAAGAAGGGGTTAACCTTATCAACAACATGCAAAGTACCTTGACAGCTTTGATTGACGCTGCATCTGTACTTGGTGTCTTCATGATGGGTGCTCTTGTAGCAACATTGATTAACTTTGAAATTTCTTACAAGTTGCCAATCGGTGAAAAGATGATTGACTTCCAAGACATCTTGAACTCAATCTTCCCACGCTTGCTTCCAGCAATCTTTACTGCCTTTATCTTCTGGTTGCTTGGTAAGAAAGGTATGAACTCTACTAAAGCTATCTTTATTATTATCGTACTTGCTTTGGTTCTTTCTGCCCTTGGTCACTTTGCACTTGGAATGTAATTCCTTATGACCAAATCATTAATTTTGGTGAGCCATGGTCGCTTCTGTGAGGAGCTTAAAGGTAGCACAGAAATGATTATGGGCCCACAAGACAATATTTATACAGTAGCTCTTCTTCCAGAAGATGGCCCAGAAGAATTTACTGCAAAATTTAAAGCTGCTATTGAAGGATTGGACGATTTCCTAGTCTTTGCGGATCTTCTCGGTGGAACACCATGTAACGTGGTAAGCCGTTTGATTATGGAAGGTCGTGACATCGAACTTTACGCAGGGATGAATCTTCCAATGGTGATTGAATTTATCAATGCTAGCCTTACAGGTGCAGATGCGGACTACAAGAGCCGTGCTGCAGAAAGCATTGTGAAAGTCAATGACCTGTTAGCGGGCTTCGATGATGACGAAGATGAATAAGATGTGACAACGTGAAAATCACAGGGAAAATAGGCGATAAGAGGATGGAGCGATGCTCCGACGATAATCGGTCTTTTTCCCAAAGATTTTAGTTGGAACTCGATTCAATTCATGTGACAACGTGAACATCGTCAGAACAACTGATATAGAATATACATGGGAATGGGGCTTACTCCCATTCCCATATTTAATAGAAAAAGAGGAACTCAATGCTACATTATACAAAAGAAGACTTGCTCGAATTGGGTGCAGAAATCACTACACGTGAAATCTACCAACAGCCTGATGTATGGAAAGAAGCTTTTGAATCTTATCAAGAACAACGTGAAGAAATTGCAGCTTTCCTACAAGGGATTGCTGATAAACATGACTATATCAAGGTTATCTTGACAGGTGCTGGGACTTCTGCTTATGTGGGAGATACCTTGGTACCTTACTTTAAGGAAGTCTATGACGAACGAAAATGGAATTTCAATGCTATTGCGACCACAGATATCGTTGCCAATCCAGAAACCTATTTGAAAAAAGATGTGGCAACTGTCCTTGTATCTTTTGCTCGTAGTGGGAACTCGCCTGAAAGTGTGGCGACTGTTGATTTGGCCAAGGCCTTGGTGGATGAGCTTTACCAAGTGACGATTACTTGTGCATCGGACGGTAAGTTGGCTCTTCAAGCCCACGGTGATGACCGCAATCTCTTGCTGTTGCAACCAGCTGCTTCAAATGACGCTGGATTTGCCATGACTTCTAGCTTTACGTCTATGATGTTAACAGCTCTCTTGGTCTTTGATCCTACAGAATTTGCTGTGAAAGCTGAACGTTTTGAAGTTGTATCTAGTCTTGCCCGTAAAGTTTTAGACAAGGCAGAAGATGTCAAAGAGCTTGTTGACCTAGACTTTAACCGTGTCATCTATCTAGGTGCTGGTCCATTCTTCGGACTTGCTCATGAAGCTCAGCTCAAGATTTTGGAATTAACAGCTGGTCAAGTAGCGACTATGTATGAAAGCCCAGTCGGCTTCCGTCACGGTCCAAAATCTCTTATTAACGAAGATACAGTTGTTTTGGTCTTTGGTACAACGACAGACTACACTCGCAAGTACGACTTGGACTTGGTTCGTGAAGTTGCTGGTGATCAGATTGCTCGCCGTGTTGTGCTTTTGAGTGATCAAGCCTTTGGTCTTGAAAATGTCAAAGAAGTGGCCCTTGGTTGTGGCGGTGTCTTGAATGATATTTACCGTGTCTTCCCTTACATCGTTTATGCCCAACTCTTTGCCCTATTGACTTCACTCAAGGTAGAAAATAAACCAGATACACCGTCTCCTACAGGTACGGTAAACCGTGTGGTACAAGGTGTTATCATCCATGACTATCAAAAGTAATACTCTTCGAAAATCTCTTTAAACCATACTAGCTTCGTCTTGCTGTAGGTATATGTTACTGACTTCGTCAGTTCTATCTGCAACCTCAAAACAGTGTTTTGAGCTGACTTCGTCAGTTCTATCTGCAACCTCAAAACAGTGTTTTGAGCTGACTTCGTCAGTTCTATCTGCAACCTCAAAACAGTGTTTTTAGCTGACTTCGTCAGTTCTATCTGCAACCTCAAAACAGTGTTTTGAGCTGACTTCGTCAGTTCTATCTGCAACCTCAAAACAGTGTTTTTAGCTGACTTCGTCAGTTCTATCTACAACCTCAAAACAGTGTTTTTAGCTGACTTCGTCAGTTCTATCCACAACCTCAAAGCGGTGCTTTGAGCAACCTGCGGCTAGCTTCCTAGTTTGCTCTTTGATTTTCATTGAGTATAAGGCAATATTTATGAATTCTTGAAAGAGGATTTATAAATTATCAGATAAACCATAGATTGTCAATCGGCTTTCTATGGTTTGTTTGCTTGATAGAAATAGTAAAAGGAGAAGAGAATGAAAGCATACACAGAGCGTGTATTTGGAAATGTTGAGGGCAAGGATGTCTTGGCCTATCGTTTTGAGACGGACGGTGGTTACCAACTTGAGGTTATGACTTATGGTGCGACCATCTTGCGCTATGTAACGCCTGACAAGGCTGGAAATTTTGCCAATGTTATCTTGGGATTTGATGATTTTGATAGTTATGTAGGCAATAGTCCCAAGCATGGAGCTAGTGTAGGTCCTGTGGCAGGCCGTATTGCTGGTGCGACATTTGAGCTCAATAGCCAGACCTATCATCTGGAAGTCAACAATGCTAGCAACTGTAACCATAGCGGTTCAACTGGTTGGGATTCGAGCTTGTTTGAACTAGTTGAAGTGAGCGACCATGGTCTGACCCTCTACACAGAGCGTACAGATGGGACAGGGGGATTTCCTGGAAATCTCAAGATTTGGATTAGTTACCACTTGGAAGAAACTGGTGCCTACGAAATCAGCTACAAGGTAACGACCGATTAGGATACGCTGGTCAATCCGACCAACCACAGCTACTTCAACTTGTCTGGTGATTTCACGCAGACGATTGACCGTCATGTCTTCCAACTAAATACAGAGGGCATTTACCCAATCGCTCTCGACGGTGTTCCTGCCAAAACTCCAGAAGCCAACCGTGATGTGGTCAAACACATCTACAATGGTGCCTTGTTGAAAGATATCTTTGCAGAAGAAGATGAGCAAATCCAGTTGGTATCTGGCTTAGATCATCCATTTGCCCTTCCTGCAGGTCATGACAATGCTGGATTCCTTTATGACCAAAACTCAGGTCGCTTCCTGCTTTTCAAGACAGAGGCTCCTTGCTTTGTGGTCTACACAGCAAACTTTGTGGATGAGAGTGTACTTGTGGCTGGTCAGCCAATGATTCAGCACAATGGGATTGCCCTTGAAGCGCAAGCTTTACCAGATGCCATTCACAGTAACCTCAAAGACCAAGTCATTCTCAAAGCCGGTCAAACCTTCACCAGTAAGACACGTTATGAACTTGTTGTGAAATAAAAGAATCATTGCGCCTACTTTGGGGATTTAGGAATAGGTAAGCAAAGACAAATAGTAGGAAAATATGATATAATTGTGTGTTGAGAAGTATTTATCAAGATACGATTCAAAAGATATAAGGAGTAAACAATGAAGAAAATTGTATTTGCTAGCGCCTTGGCTTTGACCTTGGCTGGAGCAGTTTTGACAACTGATGTTTTTGCGAATGACAGGTTGGTGGCAACGCAATCTGCTGATGGTTATGTATTGACTTCAGAGGTGTTAAATCCTTCTAGTGGCAACGTTTTAGTTGGGATTAAGGGAGAATTTTTAACCCCAGATAAACAAGCTATTTTGGATGCGATTAATAAGATTCGTAAGGAAGCAGCTGATGAAGGTTTGGTAGATAAGTATGTCCCTATTAAATGGTCAACTGACCTAGAAAAGGCAGCTTTTGCCAGAGCTACAGAAGCATCTATAACCATGGATCATACTCGTCTTTCTAGCAAAGAGCTTTGGAGTGCCTTTCCAACTTCTAATAGTATAATGGGAGAAAATTTGGCATGGAATCATGACGGTTTTCTAAAAGCTATTGAACAATGGCGTTCTGAAAAGGCAGATTATGTGAAGAAAAAAAATAGTGGTTCAGACAATGGGAAATCTGGTCACTATGAGTCGCTAATTAACCCTAAATTTACACACATGGGGATGGCAGCTTTTAAAAATCCTAATAATCAATACAAAGCTATTACAATTGCTCAAACTCTAGGTGATGATGCTTCTTCAGAGGAATTGGCTGGTGGATATGGTTCTGCTGTTCAGTATACAGAAGTGACTGCCTCAAACCTTTCAACAGTTAAAACTAAAGCTACGGTTGTAGAAAAACCACTGAAAGATTTTAGAGCGTCTACGTCTGATCAGTCTGGCTGGGTGGAATCTAATGGTAAATGGTATTTTTATGAGTCTGGTGATGTGAAGACAGGCTGGGTGAAAACAGATGGTAAATGGTACTATTTGAATGACTTAGGTATCATGCAGACTGGATTTGTAAAAGTTTCTGGTAGCTGGTATTACTTGAGCAATTCAGGTGCTATGTTTACAGGCTGGGGAACAGATGGTAGCAGATGGTTCTACTTTGACGGCTCAGGAGCTATGAAGACAGGCTGGTACAAGGAAAATGGCACTTGGTATTACCTTGACGAAGCAGGTATTATGAAGACAGGTTGGTTTAAAGTTGGACCACACTGGTACTATGCCTACGATTCTGGAGCTTTGGCTGTGAGCACAACAACACCAGATGGTTACTATGTAAATGGTAATGGTGAATGGGTAAACTAGGCTGAAAATGTCAGGCCATAGGTAAAGTATTCATCTTACTTAGCAAAAAGAATGAACGATAAGAAAGAGGTTGATGGCGAACATTGACCTCTTTTTGTTAGAATAGAGGCCTCAAGTTGTCTGGCTTGACTTTCTTGATGGGAATTATATAGTGGTCTGAATCTGGAAGAGTACAACTTAGCTTTTAAAACATTGTTAGAAATTAGTTTGACTTTCCTAATAGATTTGTTAGGTTTCTATTTCATTTTACTATATAATAGATGTAATAATTGAAGTTACAACTACAGAGGGAAATATTTATGACCTATGAATACAAGAGTCACATTTATTTAGCAGAGGCAGTTTTATACTCTTCGAAAATCTCTTCAAACCACGTCAACGTCGCCTTGCCGTATATATGGTTACTGACTTCGTCAGTTCTATCCACAACCTCAAAACGGTGTTTTGAGCTGACTTCGTCAGTTCTATCTGCAACCTCAAAACGGTGTTTTGAGCTGACTTCGTCAGTTCTATCTGCAACCTCAAAACGGTGTTTTGAGCTGACTTCGTCAGTTCTATCTGCAACCTCAAAACAATGTTTTGAGCTGACTTCGTCAGTCTTATCTACAACCTCAAAACAGTGTTTTGAGCAGCCTGCGGCTAGTTTCCTAGTTTGCTCTTTGATTTTCATTGAGTATTAAAAGCATCTCGTAATCGGGATGCTTTTTTCTCCTTGGTTTATCATTCTTCTCCTTGACACTCGGTCAGCATTTGATACAATAGTACAAAATTAGAGGAGGTAGGCTATGATTCAGAAACATGCGATTCCCATTTTAGAGTTTGATGATAACCCTCAGGCGGTCATTATGCCGAATCATGAAGGCTTGGATTTAAAGTTACCAAAGAAGTGCATCTATGCATTTTTGGAAGAGGAGATTGACCGCTATGCGAGGGAAGTAGGGGCGGACTGTGTAGGCGAATTCGTTTCTGCCACTAAGACCTATCCAGTCTATGTCGTGAACTACAAAGGCGAGGAAATTTGTCTGGCTCAGGCTCCTGTCGGTTCAGCTCCAGCAGCCCAGTTTATGGATTGGTTGATTGGCTATGGTGTGGAGCAGATTATTTCAACCGGAACCTGTGGTGTGCTGGCTGATATAGAAGAAAATGCCTTTCTAGTTCCTGTTCGCGCTCTGCGAGATGAAGGAGCTAGTTATCACTATATGGCACCTTCTCGTTATATGGAAATTCAGTCAGAGGCTATTGCTGCTATTGAGCGAGTTTTGGAAGTCAGAGGGATTCCTTATGAAGAAGTTATGACCTGGACGACAGATGGTTTTTACCGAGAAACGGCTGAAAAGGTGGCTTATCGCAAGGAAGAAGGCTGTGCTGTTGTGGAGATGGAGTGTTCTGCGCTTGCGGCAGTAGCCCAACTGCGTGGGGTTCTCTGGGGAGAATTGTTGTTCACAGCTGATTCCTTAGCAGACTTGGACCAGTACGATAGTCGTGACTGGGGTTCAGAAGCTTTCGAGAAGGCCTTGGAACTCTGCCTTGAGATAACTTCTCAGATCTAGCTACTCTCCTTCTTTTTATGGTACAATGGATGTATGTTATTCAAATTATTTGTGAAAAAAATTGAAAGAGCTTTGGGTGGACTTTCGCCAGCTCGTCGGATTTTTCTGAGTTTCGCTGGAGTTATTTTTATAGGCTCTCTTCTTTTGAGTTTGCCTTTTGTTCAGGCAAATGGTTCTCAGGCCACTTATTTTGACCATCTTTTTACGACGGTGTCCATGGTCTGTGTGACTGGCCTTTTTACGCAACCAGTGGCTACTACCTATAATGTCTGGGGTCAGTTGATTTGTATGTTCTTGATACAGATTGGTGGTCTGGGGCTCATGACTTTTATCGGGGTCTTTTATATTCAGGGCAAGCAAAAGCTCAGTCTTCGCAGTCGTGAAACCATTCAGGAAAGCTTTAGTTACGGGGAGACTCGGTCGCTGAAAGCCTTTATGCGGTCTATCTTTTTGACGACTTTTCTGGTGGAGGGCTTGGGTGCTTTTCTACTAAGTTTTCGTTTTATTCCTGAGTTTGGCTGGGGACGAGGCATTTTTACCTCTATCTTTTTAGCCATTTCAGCCTTTTGTAATGCTGGTTTTGATAATTTCGGCAGTAACAGTTTAGTGTCTTTTCAGACGGACCCCTTGATCAATCTGGTCATTGCTGGTTTGATTATCACGGGTGGTCTTGGCTTTATGGTCTGGTTTGACTTGGCAACCCAGTTTGACAAGAAGAAAAAACGCCGTCTGCGTTTCCACACCAAACTAGTCCTCTTCTTGACTGCAGGGATTTTGCTGTTTGGGACAGTATCCACACTCTTTACGGAGTGGCACAATCCAGGAACGATTGGCAATCTCAGTGTTCCAGAGAAAGTGCTGGTTAGCTTTTTCCAAACCGTTAGCATGAGAACGGCCGGTTTTGCTTCTATTGACTACACTCAAGCTCGACCTGTGACCTTGTTTATCTATATCCTACAGATGTTTCTGGGTGGAGCGCCTGGAGGGACGGCTGGGGGGCTCAAGATTACGACTTTCTTTGTCTTATTGGTCTTTGCGCGTAGTGAATTGCTGGGCTTACCTCATGCCAATGTTGCTCAGAGAACTATTGAGGCTCGAACAGTCCAAAAATCCTTTAGTGTCTTCATTATCTTTTTGATGACCTTCCTGTTGGGCTTGGTGTTGCTGGGAATTACAGCAGAAGGAACACCGCGATTTATCTACCTTATGTTTGAGACCATTTCAGCTCTTGCGACAGTTGGGGTAACGGCAAATCTGACACCAGAATTGGGCAAACTAGCTCTCAGCATTGTCATGGTGCTCATGTTTATTGGCCGTATCGGTCCCTTGACCTTGCTGGTTAGTCTAGCGGATTACCAGCCTGATAAGAAAGATTTGATTCAGTATATGAAAGCAGATATTAGTATTGGATAAGAAAGGAAGAATGATGTCAGATCGTACGATTGGAATTTTAGGCTTGGGGATTTTCGGGAGTAGTGTCCTGACGGCCCTAGCCAAGCAAGATATGAATATCATTGCCATTGATGACCACGCTGAGCGTATCAATCAATTTGAGCCAGTTTTGGCGCGTGGAGTTGTGGGCGATATTACAGATGAGGAACTCCTCAGAACTGCAGGAATTGATACCTGTGATACGGTTGTAGTGGCAACAGGGGAAAATCTGGAGTCGAGTGTGCTTGCAGTCATGCATTGTAAGAGTCTAGGTGTACCAAGGGTTATTGCCAAGGTCAAAAGCCAGACAGCCAAGAAGGTTCTGGAAAAAATCGGTGCTGACTCGGTGATCTCACCTGAGTATGAAATGGGGCAGTCCCTAGCGCAGACCATTCTCTTTCATAACAATGTCGATGTCTTTCAGCTGGATAAAAATGTCTCTATCGTGGAGATGAAAATTCCGAGTGTTTGGGCAGGTCAAAGTCTGAGCCAGCTAGATCTACGTGGCAAATACAATCTCAATGTCCTAGGATTTCGTGAACAAGAAAATTCACCACTGGATGTCCAGTTTGGTCCTAATGACCTCTTGAAAGCAGATGCCTATATCTTGGCGGTCATTAACAACCAGTATCTAGATGACTTGGCAGAATTAAATTCGTAAGGAGGGAGCACCCCTCTTTTTTGATGCCCAAGATGGCAAAGAGAGACAGAGAGACAGAAGCCTTGTATTCTAGTAAAAGTTCTTCAAAGGCTGGACTTTATGGTAAAATAGAAAGAAGTGACAAGAGAGAGTAATATTCAATGAAAATCAAAGATCAAACTAAACTAGCCACAGGATGCTCAAAACACTGTTTTGAGGTTGTAGATAAGACTGACGAAGTCAGCTCAAAACACCGTTTTGAGGTTGCAGATAGAACTGACGAAGTCAGCTCAAAACACCGTTTTGAGGTTGCAGATAGAACTGACGAAGTCAGTATCATATACCTACGGCAAGGCGACGTTGACGCGGTTTGAAGAGATTTTCGAAGAGTATAAGAAAAAATCAGTCCCCTAAAGGAGCAGATTATGAAGTTATTGTCTATCGCCATCCCTAGCTATAATGCCGCTGCCTATCTTCATTATTGTGTGGAGTCGCTAGTGATTGGTGGTGAGCAAGTTGAGATTTTGATTATCAATGATGGGTCTCAGGACCAGACTCAGGAAATTGCTGAGAGTTTATCTAGCAAGTATCCTAACATCGTGAGAGCCATTTATCAGGAAAATAAGGGCCATGGGGGTGCCGTCAATCGCGGCTTGGCGGAGGCTTCTGGGCGCTATTTTAAAGTAGTTGATAGTGACGACTGGGTGGATCCTCGTGCTTACCTGAAAATTTTGGAAACCTTGCAGGAACTTGAGAGCCAGGGGCAAGAGGTGGATGCCTTTGTGACCAATTTTGTCTATGAAAAGGAAGGCCAGTCTCGTAAGAAGAGTATGAGTTACGAGTCAGTCTTGCCTGTTCGGCAGATTTTTGGCTGGGACCAGGTCGGAAATTTTTCAAAAGGCCAGTATATCATGATGCACTCGCTGATTTATCGGACAGATTTGTTGCGAGCGAGCCAGTTCCAACTGCCTGAGCATACTTTTTATGTCGATAATCTCTTTGTCTTTACCCCCCTTCAGCAGGTCAAGACCATGTACTATCTACCTGTCGATTTCTATCGTTATTTGATTGGGCGTGAGGACCAGTCTGTCAATGAGCAAGTGATGATTAAGCGCATTGACCAGCAACTAAAGGTCAATCGACTCTTGGTAGACCAGCTTGATTTATCTAAAGTAGGCCACCCTAAAATGCGAGAATATCTGCTGAATCATATTGAGATTACGACGGTGATTTCCAGTGCCCTGCTCAACCGAGCTGGAACAGCGGAGCATCTGGCAAAAAAACGGGAGCTGTGGACCTATATTCAGCAGGAAAATCCAGAGGTTTTTCAGGCTATCCGCAAGACCATGTTGAGTCGTTTGACCAAACATTCAGTCTTGCCAGCTCGCAAACTGTCCAATGTTGTCTATCAAATCACCAAATCTGTTTATGGATTTAATTGATATAAGTATTTTATAAGAGGGATTTAAGAAAAATTTTAACTTTTTCTTAGTCCTTTTTAATTTTAGGAGATTATACTAGAGTCATCAAATAAAGAAAAACTCTAAGGAGAATCCTATGAAATTCAATCCAAATCAAAGATATACTCGTTGGTCTATTCGCCGTCTTAGTGTCGGTGTTGCCTCAGTTGTTGTGGCTAGTGGCTTCTTTGTCCTAGTTGGTCAGCCAAGTTCTGTACGTGCCGATGGGCTCAATCCAACCCCTGCTCAAGTCTTACCTGAAGGGGAATCGGTAACGAAAAAGGGTGACTTAGCAGAAACTCAGGGAGACACCGTTCTTGCTCAAGCGAAACCTGAGGTCGTTGCTGGAAATACGAATTCACTTCCGACACCTACAGAAGGAACTGAAGTGAGCGAGGAAACAAGCCCTTCTCGTCTGGATACACTTTTTGAAAAAGGTGAAGAAGCTCAAGAAAATCCAGAGCTAACAGATGTCTTAAAAGAAGCTGTAGATACAGCTGATGTGGCAGGGACACAAGCAACTCCAGCAGATATTGAAAAAGCTGTCGATGAGGATGTTAAAGACAGTATCGATGTCCCAGCTGGCTACCTAGAACAAGCCAAAGCTACCGGTCCTTTCTTGGCTGGTGTAAACAAACCGCTTAACTATGAACTTTTCGCAGGCGATGGTATGTTGACTCGTCTCTTGCTCAAAGCATCTGACAAGGCTCCATGGTCAGATAACGGTGTCGCTCAAAACGAGAAAATTCCACCAGTGAAAAATTTACCTGATGGCAAGTATTACTATCAAGTATCTTTGAATGGTAACACCACAGGTAAGCAGGGTCAGGATTTATTAGATACACTTCGTACTAATGGTACAAATACCTATGAAGCTACCCTGACTGTCTATGAAGCAGCCGGAGATAAAGCTGATTTGACTAAGGTTGTCAAGGAACGTAAAGTCAATATTACCTTGAACGGTCTTGTAACAAGAAGTGATGTTAACTCTGCAGTTGAAAACAACGTTAAAGACAGTATCGATGTTCCTGCTGCTTATCTTGAAAAAGCTGAAGGAAAAGGTCCTTTCACAGCCGGTGTAAACCAAGTAATTCCTTATGAACTATTCGCTGGTGATGGTATGTTGACTCGTCTATTACTAAAAGCTTCTGATAAGGCTCCATGGTCTGATAATGGTGTAGCTAAAAATCCTGCTTTATCTCCATTAGGAGAAAATGTGAAAACAAAAGGTCAATATTTCTATGAAGTAGACTTAAATGGCAATACTGTTGGTAAACAAGGTCAAGATTTAATTGATCAGCTTCGTGCTAATGGTACTCAAACTTATAAAGCTACTGTTAAAGTTTACGGAAATAAAGACGGTAAAGCTGACTTGACTAATCTAGTTGCTACTAAAAATGTAGACATCAACATCAATGGATTAGTTGCTAAAGAAACTGTCGAAAAAGCTGTTAAAGATAACGTTAAAGACAGTATTGATGTTCCAGCAGCCTACCTAGAAAAAGCCAAGGGCGAAGGTCCATTCACAGCCGGTGTAAACCAAGTAATTCCTTATGAACTATTCGCTGGTGATGGTATGTTGACTCGTCTCTTGCTCAAAGCTTCTGATAAGGCTCCATGGTCTGATAATGGTGTAGCTAAAAATCCTGCT
This portion of the Streptococcus mitis B6 genome encodes:
- a CDS encoding glycosyltransferase family 2 protein; translation: MKLLSIAIPSYNAAAYLHYCVESLVIGGEQVEILIINDGSQDQTQEIAESLSSKYPNIVRAIYQENKGHGGAVNRGLAEASGRYFKVVDSDDWVDPRAYLKILETLQELESQGQEVDAFVTNFVYEKEGQSRKKSMSYESVLPVRQIFGWDQVGNFSKGQYIMMHSLIYRTDLLRASQFQLPEHTFYVDNLFVFTPLQQVKTMYYLPVDFYRYLIGREDQSVNEQVMIKRIDQQLKVNRLLVDQLDLSKVGHPKMREYLLNHIEITTVISSALLNRAGTAEHLAKKRELWTYIQQENPEVFQAIRKTMLSRLTKHSVLPARKLSNVVYQITKSVYGFN
- a CDS encoding PavB family fibronectin-binding SSURE repeat adhesin — protein: MKFNPNQRYTRWSIRRLSVGVASVVVASGFFVLVGQPSSVRADGLNPTPAQVLPEGESVTKKGDLAETQGDTVLAQAKPEVVAGNTNSLPTPTEGTEVSEETSPSRLDTLFEKGEEAQENPELTDVLKEAVDTADVAGTQATPADIEKAVDEDVKDSIDVPAGYLEQAKATGPFLAGVNKPLNYELFAGDGMLTRLLLKASDKAPWSDNGVAQNEKIPPVKNLPDGKYYYQVSLNGNTTGKQGQDLLDTLRTNGTNTYEATLTVYEAAGDKADLTKVVKERKVNITLNGLVTRSDVNSAVENNVKDSIDVPAAYLEKAEGKGPFTAGVNQVIPYELFAGDGMLTRLLLKASDKAPWSDNGVAKNPALSPLGENVKTKGQYFYEVDLNGNTVGKQGQDLIDQLRANGTQTYKATVKVYGNKDGKADLTNLVATKNVDININGLVAKETVEKAVKDNVKDSIDVPAAYLEKAKGEGPFTAGVNQVIPYELFAGDGMLTRLLLKASDKAPWSDNGVAKNPALSPLGENVKTKGQYFYEVDLNGNTVGKQGQDLIDQLRANGTQTYKATVKVYGNKDGKADLTNLVATKNVDININGLVAKETVEKAVKDNVKDSIDVPAAYLEKAEGKGPFTAGVNQVIPYELFAGDGMLTRLLLKASDKAPWSDNGVAKNPALSPLGENVKTKGQYFYEVDLNGNTVGKQGQALIDQLRANGTQTYKATVKVYGNKDGKADLTNIVATKQVTIKINVKETSGTANGSFSPSNSGSGVTPMNHSHATGATHQMPTDHKDMMAPAKETDKAMPANDQMEKSGMKTETPAPSTTDSMPADTMTSSTNTMAGENMAASANKMSDTMMSDKMMSDDKAMLPNTGEAQTSMASIGFLGLALAGLLGGLGLKNKKEEN